In one Coccinella septempunctata chromosome 6, icCocSept1.1, whole genome shotgun sequence genomic region, the following are encoded:
- the LOC123314872 gene encoding uncharacterized protein LOC123314872 produces the protein MSSNLQPNNRFRSYMPNSNQGNFHQALSGSETDVSTSNENLSNEEKYVIRHTARQEPQGQENLQDSNRSSLRDSLPSNRSSLDVSSSSYNTLIIHSAGDEPWTGRNSGTADINLNFHQSSSLYNESKLSPVQKRGSASPSPSLGNNGNSVRNSLEANSVNTFESGMQGITDLPDDYLGQSSLLKQLAKEVKVPSMQIPKPESLDLLQLQMGTLDLNNLPAPPEYPKWSQQSPIHAAVNKANKLNEKAALSKSQPDLSVINENCDINGFIRGTSAPRPPTKGREDHEASGEQICPSAEMVDLLSKENSALKLELNKYWQRIAKTEKLEQEVLKIHRAHEELVQSCERRERLERAARTKLQTDARRLQEINRALREQVDLLSSQMLSRASNMDVNGPENLRRELSKREVLIAQLITQNKELVAAKERQEIELAAQRATLQEQRTHIAILDTALTNAQGNVVRLEEENRKKQVYVERVAQLQRALSSLQLASDRREQTERKLRLQLEKELQRAKAGQSGEETKSGWDSPNNPESESISELKRRLREKDEKIMRLEGDCSKWEQRYLEENALRQAAIDAASIPKDAKIAALEKTSQETEKIIAEARNEKIRHMDEVHAAQKKVADLESRLKNLESKLAEKDAMIRVLQKHTYDKDVSSMLGRSPHHTPHGSLAGADIDHVLGSTVSREELVSSVLTSTTGFGSGNSYASSDSSYHMPSYKFETNKSYDQTKQSLDNQLKEIDSQLDSQLLSKRGLCCFPGFTNPVTAQRKGKIPKPLLAGIGTKNGTLYESESFLLTPSRHESGEMLLLEKQGRTSQQQRMQDGADNNSAASKSPSPAPHCPAPSSLPRPPRTSQRSGLPRRLGDYNRLPDSEMQRKKSDGGDSLSSNASSLRNSPARSMIQPPRKLGEYGRLLESGGSSGSLRKPSVRVRSGSSVRERDSTSTVSDNSATSLPPPSKIGMYGTAQVRRGSSLGRDNKTSPNNSTNSKYRIQF, from the exons ATGAGTTCGAATTTGCAGCCAAATAATAGATTTAGGTCTTACATGCCAAACAGTAACCAGGGTAATTTTCACCAAGCACTCAGTGGGAGTGAAACGGATGTTTCCACTTCAAATGAAAATCTTTCTAATGAAGAGAAGTATGTTATTAGGCATACAGCCCGGCAAGAGCCCCAGGGACAAGAAAATTTACAAGATTCAAATAGGAGTTCATTGCGGGACAGTCTCccatcaaatagaagttcacTAGATGTTTCATCTTCTTCCTACAACACCTTGATTATTCACAGTGCAGGAGATGAACCTTGGACGG gtCGAAACTCAGGAACAGCCGATATCAACCTAAATTTTCATCAGTCATCTAGTTTATACAATGAATCAAAGTTATCTCCAGTCCAAAAAAGAGGCTCAGCATCCCCATCTCCCTCATTGGGAAATAATGGGAATTCTGTTCGAAATAGTTTGGAAGCAAACTCGGTCAACACCTTTGAATCGGGAATGCAGGGCATTACTGATCTTCCCGACGATTATCTTGGTCAATCATCCCTCTTGAAACAATTAGCCAAAGAAGTTAAGGTTCCATCTATGCAAATACCGAAACCTGAAAGTTTGGATCTCTTACAATTGCAAATGGGAACATTAGATTTAAATAATTTACCAGCTCCACCAGAGTATCCGAAATGGTCACAGCAATCTCCTATACATGCTGCTGTTAATAAAGCCAATAAGTTGAATGAAAAGGCTGCCCTTTCCAAGTCCCAACCAGACCTTTCTGTTATAAATGAAAATTGTGATATTAATGGTTTTATAAGAGGGACCTCAGCTCCAAGGCCTCCAACCAAAGGAAGAGAAGACCATGAGGCCAGTGGGGAACAAATTTGTCCTTCAGCTGAGATGGTGGATTTGCTTAGCAAAGAAAACAGTGCCTTAAAATtagaattgaataaatattggcAGAGGATAGCAAAAACAGAAAAG TTAGAGCAGGAAGTCCTGAAGATTCACAGAGCCCACGAAGAATTGGTACAATCTTGTGAaaggcgagagagacttgagagAGCAGCTAGAACCAAATTACAGACTGACGCGAGAAGATTGCAAGAAATCAACAGAGCTCTTAGGGAACAAGTCGATTTGTTGTCCAGTCAGATGCTGTCAAGAGCATCAAATATGGATGTGAATGGACCTGAGAACTTGAGGAGAGAACTGAGCAAACGAGAAGTTCTGATTGCGCAATTGATAACACAAA ATAAAGAATTAGTTGCTGCTAAAGAGAGACAAGAGATAGAACTAGCTGCCCAAAGAGCTACATTACAAGAACAGAGAACACACATTGCTATATTAGACACTGCTTTGACTAATGCACAGGGAAATGTTGTTCGACTTGAAGAAGAG aatcgtaAGAAACAAGTTTACGTAGAAAGAGTAGCTCAATTGCAGAGAGCTCTCTCATCCTTGCAATTGGCAAGTGATAGAAGAGAACAGACCGAGCGAAAACTGAGGCTTCAACTCGAAAAGGAACTTCAGAGGGCAAAAGCTGGACAATCAGGCGAAGAAACTAAGTCTGGTTGGGACTCGCCTAATAATCCAGAAAGCGAGTCTATTTCCGAACTGAAGAGACGGTTGCGAGAGAAAGATGAAAAGATAATGCGTCTCGAAGGTGACTGTTCTAAGTGGGAACAGAGATATCTTGAAGAAAATGCGCTAAGGCAAGCAGCTATAGATGCTGCTAGTATTCCAAA GGATGCAAAGATTGCGGCTTTGGAGAAAACAAGTCAGGAAACTGAAAAAATCATAGCAGAGGcaagaaacgaaaaaattcgcCATATGGATGAAGTGCATGCGGCGCAAAAGAAAGTTGCTGATCTTGAATCAAG GTTGAAGAATCTTGAATCCAAACTGGCAGAAAAGGATGCCATGATTAGAGTGCTCCAAAAGCATACATATGATAAAGATGTATCTAGTATGCTTGGCAGATCCCCCCACCACACACCGCATGGAAGTTTGGCCGGGGCAGATATTGATCACGTTTTAGGGTCGACAGTCTCAAGGGAAGAGCTTG TTAGCAGCGTACTCACAAGTACCACCGGATTCGGATCTGGAAACTCCTACGCTAGCAGCGATTCTTCTTACCACATGCCGTCCTACAAGTTCGAAACAAACAAGAGTTACGACCAAACGAAACAGTCTCTGGACAACCAGCTGAAGGAGATTGATAGTCAGTTGGATTCTCAACTTTTGAGTAAG CGGGGTCTTTGCTGTTTTCCAGGATTCACTAATCCAGTCACTGCGCAGAGAAAAGGAAAAATACCCAAACCACTACTGGCAGGTATAGGTACGAAAAACGGCACCCTGTACGAATCAGAATCGTTCCTTCTAACACCGTCCAGACACGAGTCCGGCGAGATGCTCCTGTTGGAGAAACAGGGCCGGACCAGTCAGCAGCAACGCATGCAAGATGGCGCAGATAACAATTCGGCGGCGTCGAAAAGTCCCTCCCCCGCGCCGCACTGTCCGGCGCCCAGTTCACTGCCCAGGCCGCCGAGGACCTCTCAGAGAAGCGGGCTGCCCAGAAGACTGGGAGATTATAACAGATTGCCCGACAGCGAGATGCAACGAAAGAAATCGGATGGCGGCGATTCGCTTAGTTCAAACGCTAGTAGTCTTAGAAACTCGCCTGCTAGGTCCATGATACAGCCCCCTAGAAAGTTGGGTGAGTATGGCAGATTATTAGAAAGCGGTGGATCCAGCGGTTCCTTGAGGAAACCATCAGTCCGGGTGCGCAGCGGCAGCTCTGTTAGGGAGAGGGATTCCACTTCCACGGTCAGCGACAATTCGGCCACTTCCTTACCACCGCCCTCCAAAATTGGTATGTATGGCACAGCTCAAGTTAGGAGAGGATCTTCGCTTGGTCGAGATAACAAGACTTCGCCAAACAACTCCACCAACAGTAAATATCGCATACAGTTCTGA
- the LOC123314873 gene encoding UPF0415 protein C7orf25 homolog, giving the protein MDTDTDLADLVAEKIAFGEALLERTKNYKKLEGMPKLQRNLKQEIKFLEKILVNRSYKKEHLQCSNLSHFTAVLNVLDTTKDNVSVMKVFKSGAARNVTVDIVCENGLKWIKVVARNPKSLSQISMGDTSYGSRSVIDKARDFVAVSKQFPRLFQTPSVIFSFANGVGRNLAAAIESYGIIVEGERVEDDLFCLEEYDEEDENENISSSALSTENADEIKKVNLDISAMLAYCSSVTNGSAGLFKFDVPILTQVAKCELQRPQKPILDQFFEGKTLYCCQTAYDSFIEIMNTIGGPEEKIRGDKLLENVKVLPDNASVEDTDDFETTEAFSNIQYTPDKEIKVGGQITERSLKVFRFGDRIRAVTVSANAGFVRAAMQQGVNFVVFLHESRALTEQKELEKGSIVGNLL; this is encoded by the exons atggaTACTGATACTGATTTGGCCGACTTAGTAGCAGAAAAAATTGCATTTGGTGAGGCATTATTGGAGAGAACTAAAAACTACAAAAAACTAGAGGGCATGCCTAAACTCCAAAGAAACCTCAAACAAGAAATAAAGTTCTTGGAAAAA attcttgTAAATAGGTCTTACAAAAAAGAACACCTACAATGTTCAAATTTATCCCATTTTACTGCAGTATTGAACGTTTTAGATACAACTAAAGATAATGTTTCTGTTATGAAAGTATTTAAGTCTGGTGCTGCTCGGAATGTAACAGTTGATATAGTTTGCGAAAACGGATTGAAATGGATAAAAGTAGTCGCTCGAAATCCAAAATCTCTGAGTCAGATTTCAATGGGGGACACATCTTATGGGAGCCGGAGTGTAATAGATAAAGCTAGAGATTTTGTAGCAGTATCAAAACAATTTCCTCGTCTCTTTCAAACACCCTCT GTGATTTTCTCTTTTGCCAACGGGGTTGGAAGGAACCTAGCTGCTGCTATTGAATCATATGGCATAATTGTTGAAGGAGAAAGAGTGGAGGATGATCTATTTTGTCTGGAAGAGTATGATGAAgaagatgaaaatgaaaatataagttcatCTGCACTGTCAACCGAAAATGCTGATGAAATTAAGAAAGTGAACTTGGACATATCAGCAATGTTGGCCTACTGTAGTTCTGTTACTAATGGTAGTGCGGGATTATTCAAGTTTGATGTACCCATTCTAACACAAGTAGCAAAATGTGAACTACAACGTCCTCAAAAACCTATTTTAGATCAATTCTTCGAAG GAAAGACTTTATACTGTTGTCAAACAGCATATgatagttttattgaaataatgaatacTATTGGAGGtcctgaagaaaaaattagaggCGATAAATTACTGGAAAATGTTAAAGTACTACCAGATAATGCCTCTGTAGAAGATACAGATGATTTTGAAACGACTGAAGCATTTAGTAATATTCAGTACACACCAGATAAAGAAATCAAAGTAGGAGGACAAATAACAGAAAGATCTCTCAAAGTATTTAGGTTTGGAGATCGGATAAGAGCTGTTACAGTATCTGCAAATGCAGGATTTGTTAGAGCAGCAATGCAACAG ggaGTAAATTTTGTCGTTTTCCTGCACGAATCAAGAGCCTTAACAGAACAAAAAGAATTAGAGAAAGGAAGTATTGTTGGAAATTTGTTATAA